ATGCCGCGTCAATTTCATGTCGGGTATGCGTTTCTACCAAGACATCCATTCCCAATTCCATTGCAATTGCTTCTAGATCTATTAATTGATTGATATCAAGTATAGATACTATTAATAATATACAATCTGCTCCTATTGATCGTGCTTCTAAAACTTGATAAGGATCTATTACAAAATCTTTACGCAGAATTGGTAAATTACAGGATGATCTAGCTCTAAGTAGGTCCTCACAACATCCATGGAAAAATTCTCTATCAGTTAATACTGATAAGCAAGTTGCCCCATTTTTGGCATAGGTAATGGCAAATTTTTCTGGATCAAAATCTTTTCTTAATATTCCTTTAGATGGAGATGCTTTTTTTATTTCTGCTATAACGCTTGGCAATCCTTGTTGAACCTTTTTTTCTATTGCATCAGCAAAACCCCTGGTAGGATCTTGTTCGCATATTTTTTCAACAAGAGCGGAATTGCTGTTTTTTTGTTTTGCTATTATTATTTCTTCTTTTTTTGCGAGTACAATTTTCTTTAAAATATCATTCATTTTGAGAACTTCCTAGTATAGGCTCTAAATTCTTCTAATTTATCCCTAGCCGATCCGTTTTTTATAATTTCAAAAGCCAATGATACGCCTTGTTTAATGCTATTAGCTTTATTGCCTGCATATATTGCTAGTCCGGCATTTAAGGCAACAATATCCCTGGCAGGTCCATCTAAATTATTTAAAGAGTCTAATATGAGTTGAGCTGATTCTGACCTATTAGATACTCTAATACTTCTATTCGATATCATTGGAATATTATAATCCTCAGGATGAATTTCATACTCTGTTATCATCCCGTTCTTTAATTCCCCAACCATTGTGGCGCTTCCTAATGCCGCTTCATCCATTCCTTCTTTGCCATATATCGTCAAAACATGGTTAGATTTAAGTTTTTTTAGAACTCTAACTTGAATACCCACCAAATCAGAGTGGAAAACTCCCATTAGTTGATTTGCGGCACATGCTGGATTAGTTAGCGGGCCTAGTATATTAAAAATTGTGCGAACTCCAATTTCTTTTCTAACCATAGCAATATTACTCATTGCTTTTTGATGTAGTGGAGCAAACATGAATCCTATTTTAGTATTTTCTATACATTCAATAATATGCATTGGTTCTAGTTCTATATTTACACCTAATTCCTCCAAAACATCAGCACTGCCAGAGGATGAAGATGCACCTCGATTTCCGTGTTTAGCTACTCTAACGCCGGCAGCAGCAGCAACAAACATAGCTGCAGTAGATATATTAAATGTTTGACTGCCATCTCCTCCAGTTCCGCACATATCTAGAAGATTTTCTCTATTTTTAATTGGCACCTGTTTAGAAAATTCTCGTAATGCTAAAGCAGAAGCTGTTATTTCATCAATAGTTTCTTTTTTAACTCTTAATCCTATTAGTATTGCGCTTGAGATTTGTGGTGA
The genomic region above belongs to Candidatus Kinetoplastibacterium blastocrithidii (ex Strigomonas culicis) and contains:
- the trpC gene encoding indole-3-glycerol phosphate synthase TrpC, with the protein product MNDILKKIVLAKKEEIIIAKQKNSNSALVEKICEQDPTRGFADAIEKKVQQGLPSVIAEIKKASPSKGILRKDFDPEKFAITYAKNGATCLSVLTDREFFHGCCEDLLRARSSCNLPILRKDFVIDPYQVLEARSIGADCILLIVSILDINQLIDLEAIAMELGMDVLVETHTRHEIDAALHLKTKLIGINNRNLGSFHTDINNTLNLKEYVPNEKIIITESGFSSKEDIEIMRKSNINAFLIGEVFMKSTDPGQKLSELIS
- the trpD gene encoding anthranilate phosphoribosyltransferase, which encodes MSITATEVLTRCIEHREIFHDEMFSLMSMMINGELSPQISSAILIGLRVKKETIDEITASALALREFSKQVPIKNRENLLDMCGTGGDGSQTFNISTAAMFVAAAAGVRVAKHGNRGASSSSGSADVLEELGVNIELEPMHIIECIENTKIGFMFAPLHQKAMSNIAMVRKEIGVRTIFNILGPLTNPACAANQLMGVFHSDLVGIQVRVLKKLKSNHVLTIYGKEGMDEAALGSATMVGELKNGMITEYEIHPEDYNIPMISNRSIRVSNRSESAQLILDSLNNLDGPARDIVALNAGLAIYAGNKANSIKQGVSLAFEIIKNGSARDKLEEFRAYTRKFSK